The DNA segment AGTCTATATTGTATTTTTTATAAATCCCCTTGTAATAGGCGGCTGCAATCATTTTGGCCGAATCGGGGCGGCCCACATTGTTAACAACTGCATCTGTCAGATGGATATCGTGCAATACCATAGCCATCTCATCCGGCTGTATGATATCCTTGGGTATACCCGGTTTACAGCCAGAAACAGAAAAAATAACAACTATGCTATACAGAATTTTCCTCATTATGTTAAAACATCATTATTTCTTAGACAAAGTTCGCTAAGGTTATTAATTTTACCAAAAATACTGATAAATGAGTATAGCAGATAACTTATTAAAATATAAAAGCGAACTGGACCCGGCAGGTGTTAAATTAATTGCAGTTTCCAAGTACCAGGAAGCCGATGCAGTTTTAGAAGCCTATAATGCCGGACAAAGGATATTTGGAGAAAACATTGTACAGGAACTGGTTGATAAACAAGCTAAACTACCGCAGGATATTGAATGGCACCTGATCGGTCATTTGCAGACCAATAAGGTGAAATACATAGCACCATTTATCAGCCTGATCCAATCTGTTGACAGTTTAAAATTACTGGCCGAGATCAATAAGCAGGCGGCAAAAAACAAAAGGGTGATCGATTGCCTGCTGCAGATCTATATTGCAGATGAGGATACCAAGTTTGGGCTGGGCTTTGACGAAGCGATAGAACTGCTGCGTTCGGAAGAATTTGAAGCCATGAAAAACGTGCGCATTACCGGGGTAATGGGCATAGCCAGTAACCATGCTTTGGAAAAACAAACATCAGATGAGTTTCATGAACTTAAAGTGCTGTTTGACGGGATTAAACTAAGCTTTTTTAGAAAGACTGCTCATTTTAAGGAGATTTCTATGGGCATGTCGGGCGATTATAAACTGGCCGTTGAACAGGGCAGCACCATGGTACGCATAGGCAGCAGTATTTTTGGAAAAAGACGGATTAAACATTATACAGTAGAATGAGCATAAATATAAGAGTAGCAGTAAAAGAAGATTGTGCCAGATTGCTGGAACTGGTAAATGAACTGGCCGTTTATGAAAAGGCACCGGAAGAAGTAACCGTAACACTGGACGAATTTATTGATGCGGGTTTTGGCAAAACCAAGGTTTGGGACGCTTTTATAGCAGAAGAAGATGGCTTTATTGCAGGGTTTGCCATTTATTATACGCGGTATTCGACCTGGAAAGGCCGCCGCCTGTACCTGGAAGATTTTATTGTAACAGAAGCCTACAGGGGCAAAGGGATCGGAAAACTGCTTTTTGAAGCCGTCATTAAAGAGGCCGGAGAAAAGGGCTTTAAAGGCATGAGCTGGCAGGTGCTGGACTGGAACCAGCCGGCCATTAATTTTTACAATAAATACAATGCACAGCTTGAAGCAGGTTGGTTAAATGCCGCTTTTTCGACAGAAAAATTGGCCGAACTGCAAAATACATGAAACATATGCCAATGAAAAAACTATATATATTGCTGGTGGCGGCCAGTTTTGCGGCATGCCAGAGCGAACAAAAAGCTGGCAGCAATACAGATTCGACCATCATTGCCGCTGCAGAACAGCTCTCTTTTAAGTACGACTCCGTAAAAGTTTACAGTCAGCACCCCATCAGCAGCGAAAATGTAAAGGACACTACAAAAGCAGTGCTCTCTTACCCTGTATTTGCCGATCAGAAAATAAACCAGTTTATTGAACAAAAAGTAATGAACTCCGCCAATGAAGGTGAACATTACAGTTCTTATCAGGATTTTAGTGAAGCCTTTGTGAAGAACTTTGATGATTTCAGTAAGGAAAACAAGGATTATGCACAAACCTGGTTTATGAATGGCAAGGTAGAAGTTGCTGCCCGGCAGCCCCGTTACCTGTCCTTTTTATACACCTTTATCAATTACGAAGGCGGGGCACATCCCAACACTGTTTTTACCTACCTGAACTATGATCCGGTAAGTCACCAGGAAATTGTGCTCGACACGCTGATCAAGCCCGGAAGTATGCCCGCTTTAACGGCAGTAGCAGAAAAGATCTTCAGAAAAAATGAAAAGATTCCGCCCTCAGCAAGCCTGAAAGACAATTATTTTTTTGAAAACGATAAGTTCAGTCTGAACCAGAATTTCACCATCACCAAAGAAGGATTAAAGTTTCTTTACAATCCGTACGAGATCAAAGCCTATGCTTATGGCACAACTGAACTGCTGATCCCCTTTGCCGAACTGAAAGAAATTGCAAGACCCAACAGCTTATTAAACCCTAGAGATTAACAGATGAAAGTATTTAAATTTGGTGGCGCATCTGTAAAAGATGCCGAAGGAATAAAAAACGTTTCATCTATTATCAACAGTCATAGCGGCAATGAACTGCTGGTGGTGGTTTCTGCCATGGGCAAAATAACCAACCAGCTGGAAGACCTGTACAGGGCATATCTGAATGGCCAGGACGACATGCAGCAAATATTTGAAAACATTAAACTGTATCATTTCAATGTGCTGCACCAATTGTTTGCCGACCATAACCATCCGGTATATGACGAGGTGATGAACACCTTTGTAGAAATAGACTGGCTGATTGAAGAAGAACCCGATGATGCGGCCGATTACATTTACGACCAGATCGTATCTATCGGCGAGATTGTCTCTTCTAAAATACTGGCCGCATGGCTGGCCACCTTACGCAGTGATGTAAAATGGCTGGATGCCCGCAACTATGTGCATACCGACAATACCTACCGCGAGGGATTGGTAAACTGGGACAAGACTGAAGCGGAGATCAGCAAGAACCTGGTGCCATTGCTGCAGCAAAACATAGCGGTTACCCAGGGTTTTATTGGCAGTACCAGTGAAAATTTTACCACTACGCTGGGCCGTGATGGCTCTGATTATTCGGCGGCCATATTTTCTGCCTGCTTAAATGCAACATCACTTACCATATGGAAAGATGTACCGGGCGTATTAAATGCCGACCCAAAATGGTTTGATGAGACAGAAAGGATCCCGCAGCTTTCTTATCATGATGCAATAGAGCTGGCCTATTATGGGGCAACCATTATCCATCCCAAGACCATCAAGCCTATCCAGAACAAAAGCATTCCTTTATACGTACGCTCTTTTTTGCATCCTGAAGCCGAGGGTACCGACATTACAGACCTGAAGAACCACCTGCCTGTCCCTTCCTTTATATTTAAGGTAAACCAGGCGCTGATCTCTATTTTTCCAAAAGATTTTTCTTTCATCATTGAAGAGAACCTGAGCGATATTTTCAGCCTTTTCCATAAACACCGGGTTAAAATCAATACCATGCTCAACTCGGCCATCAGTTTCTCCATCAGCTTTGACCATGATGCACTGAAACTGGAGCATTTAATGGCCGACCTGTCC comes from the Pedobacter heparinus DSM 2366 genome and includes:
- a CDS encoding YggS family pyridoxal phosphate-dependent enzyme translates to MSIADNLLKYKSELDPAGVKLIAVSKYQEADAVLEAYNAGQRIFGENIVQELVDKQAKLPQDIEWHLIGHLQTNKVKYIAPFISLIQSVDSLKLLAEINKQAAKNKRVIDCLLQIYIADEDTKFGLGFDEAIELLRSEEFEAMKNVRITGVMGIASNHALEKQTSDEFHELKVLFDGIKLSFFRKTAHFKEISMGMSGDYKLAVEQGSTMVRIGSSIFGKRRIKHYTVE
- a CDS encoding GNAT family N-acetyltransferase; protein product: MSINIRVAVKEDCARLLELVNELAVYEKAPEEVTVTLDEFIDAGFGKTKVWDAFIAEEDGFIAGFAIYYTRYSTWKGRRLYLEDFIVTEAYRGKGIGKLLFEAVIKEAGEKGFKGMSWQVLDWNQPAINFYNKYNAQLEAGWLNAAFSTEKLAELQNT
- a CDS encoding DUF3298 and DUF4163 domain-containing protein is translated as MKKLYILLVAASFAACQSEQKAGSNTDSTIIAAAEQLSFKYDSVKVYSQHPISSENVKDTTKAVLSYPVFADQKINQFIEQKVMNSANEGEHYSSYQDFSEAFVKNFDDFSKENKDYAQTWFMNGKVEVAARQPRYLSFLYTFINYEGGAHPNTVFTYLNYDPVSHQEIVLDTLIKPGSMPALTAVAEKIFRKNEKIPPSASLKDNYFFENDKFSLNQNFTITKEGLKFLYNPYEIKAYAYGTTELLIPFAELKEIARPNSLLNPRD
- a CDS encoding aspartate kinase, which gives rise to MKVFKFGGASVKDAEGIKNVSSIINSHSGNELLVVVSAMGKITNQLEDLYRAYLNGQDDMQQIFENIKLYHFNVLHQLFADHNHPVYDEVMNTFVEIDWLIEEEPDDAADYIYDQIVSIGEIVSSKILAAWLATLRSDVKWLDARNYVHTDNTYREGLVNWDKTEAEISKNLVPLLQQNIAVTQGFIGSTSENFTTTLGRDGSDYSAAIFSACLNATSLTIWKDVPGVLNADPKWFDETERIPQLSYHDAIELAYYGATIIHPKTIKPIQNKSIPLYVRSFLHPEAEGTDITDLKNHLPVPSFIFKVNQALISIFPKDFSFIIEENLSDIFSLFHKHRVKINTMLNSAISFSISFDHDALKLEHLMADLSRHYKVKYNTGVELVTIRYYNQETIDRVTVNKNILLEVKSRNTCQIVMRDKVKTE